In Flavobacterium sp. WV_118_3, one DNA window encodes the following:
- the gcvP gene encoding aminomethyl-transferring glycine dehydrogenase, with protein MKTDAFALRHLGPRESDLQHMFQTIGVKDMDQLLYETFPDGIRLKNDLQLDPALTEYEYLTHIQQLGAQNKVFKSYIGLGYHPAIVPPVIQRNIFENPGWYTAYTPYQAEIAQGRLEALLNYQTTVIELTGMEIANASLLDEGTAAAEAMALLFDVRTRDQKKNNANKFFVSEEILPQTLSVLETRSTPIGIELVVGNHETFDFSEDFFGAILQYPGKHGQVYDYAGFIHTAKSKEIKVAVAADILSLVKLTAPGELGADVVVGTTQRFGIPMGFGGPHAAFFATKEEYKRSMPGRIIGVSQDVNGNRALRMALQTREQHIKREKATSNICTAQVLLAVMAGMYAVYHGPKGLQYIADKVHASAVTTANALAKLGINQINTAFFDTITVKADAAKVKAVAENNEVNFYYSDNDTISISFNETTSLNDINQIVAIFAEVLGKETVTVTALDTATHIQEKMVRTSTFLQHDVFNSHHSETALMRYIKKLERKDLALNHSMISLGSCTMKLNAAAEMLPLSMANWNSIHPFAPVNQTTGYLTMLKKLEEQLNVVTGFAGTSLQPNSGAQGEYAGLMAIRAYHISRGEGHRNVCLIPSSAHGTNPASAAMAGMDIIVTKTTPEGNIDVEDLRAKAIQHKDNLSCLMVTYPSTHGVYESSIIEITKLIHENGGQVYMDGANMNAQVGLTNPATIGADVCHLNLHKTFAIPHGGGGPGVGPICVAPHLVPFLPTNPVIATGGDQAISAISAAPYGSALVCLISYGYITMLGAEGLKQATQFAILNANYMKARLEQHYPILYTGECGRAAHEMIVDCRSFKQNGIEVTDIAKRLMDYGFHAPTVSFPVAGTLMIEPTESENLGELDRFCDAMISIRKEIENATADDTNNVLKNAPHTLAMLTADRWDFPYSREKAAYPLEYIAENKFWPSVRRVDDAYGDRNLVCSCAPIEAYMEH; from the coding sequence ATGAAAACAGACGCATTTGCTTTACGACATTTAGGTCCAAGAGAGAGCGACCTTCAACACATGTTCCAAACCATTGGAGTAAAGGACATGGATCAATTATTGTATGAAACATTTCCGGACGGAATCCGTTTAAAAAACGATTTACAACTGGATCCGGCTTTAACAGAATACGAATATTTAACACATATCCAGCAATTGGGTGCCCAAAACAAAGTATTCAAATCGTATATCGGTTTAGGGTATCACCCGGCAATTGTTCCACCGGTAATTCAACGTAACATTTTTGAAAACCCGGGATGGTATACCGCTTACACGCCGTATCAGGCAGAAATTGCTCAGGGGCGTTTGGAAGCTCTTTTAAATTACCAGACTACGGTTATCGAATTAACCGGAATGGAAATTGCCAATGCTTCGTTACTGGACGAAGGTACTGCTGCTGCAGAAGCGATGGCTTTACTTTTTGATGTACGCACCAGAGATCAGAAAAAAAACAACGCGAATAAATTCTTCGTTTCGGAAGAGATTTTACCGCAAACCTTATCGGTACTGGAAACCCGTTCCACTCCAATTGGAATCGAACTGGTAGTAGGGAACCACGAAACATTTGATTTCTCAGAAGATTTCTTCGGAGCGATCTTACAATACCCTGGAAAACACGGTCAGGTTTACGACTATGCCGGTTTTATCCACACTGCTAAATCCAAAGAAATCAAAGTTGCTGTAGCAGCCGACATTCTAAGTCTAGTAAAATTAACCGCTCCGGGCGAATTAGGAGCCGATGTTGTAGTAGGAACTACGCAACGATTCGGTATTCCAATGGGATTTGGAGGACCACACGCGGCTTTCTTCGCAACTAAAGAAGAATACAAACGCAGTATGCCGGGACGTATTATTGGCGTTTCTCAGGATGTTAATGGTAACCGTGCGTTACGTATGGCGTTACAAACCCGTGAGCAACACATCAAACGTGAAAAAGCAACGTCCAATATTTGTACGGCTCAGGTATTACTAGCGGTTATGGCCGGTATGTATGCCGTATACCACGGGCCAAAAGGATTACAGTATATTGCCGACAAAGTACACGCTTCGGCGGTTACTACTGCCAATGCATTGGCAAAACTGGGAATCAACCAAATCAACACGGCTTTCTTCGACACTATCACGGTTAAAGCCGATGCTGCCAAAGTAAAAGCAGTAGCCGAAAACAACGAAGTAAACTTCTATTATAGCGACAACGATACGATTTCGATTTCTTTTAACGAGACAACCTCTTTAAACGACATCAACCAAATCGTAGCCATTTTTGCTGAAGTTCTTGGAAAAGAAACCGTAACGGTAACCGCTTTAGACACCGCTACTCATATTCAGGAGAAAATGGTAAGAACGTCGACTTTCTTACAACACGACGTATTTAACAGCCATCATTCGGAAACGGCTTTAATGCGTTATATCAAAAAATTAGAGCGTAAAGACCTTGCCTTAAATCATTCGATGATCTCTTTAGGATCGTGTACAATGAAATTAAATGCGGCTGCCGAAATGTTACCCTTAAGTATGGCCAACTGGAACAGCATTCACCCGTTTGCTCCGGTAAACCAAACTACGGGTTACTTAACCATGTTGAAAAAACTGGAAGAGCAATTAAACGTGGTAACCGGTTTTGCAGGTACCTCTTTACAGCCAAACTCCGGTGCTCAGGGAGAATATGCCGGATTGATGGCCATTCGTGCGTATCATATTTCCAGAGGCGAAGGTCACCGTAACGTATGTTTGATCCCATCATCGGCACACGGAACCAACCCGGCTTCGGCAGCTATGGCTGGAATGGACATCATAGTAACCAAAACCACTCCGGAAGGAAATATCGATGTTGAAGATTTAAGAGCAAAAGCAATCCAACATAAAGACAACCTGTCTTGTTTAATGGTAACCTATCCGTCTACACATGGTGTATACGAAAGTTCCATTATCGAGATCACCAAACTGATCCACGAAAACGGTGGTCAGGTATATATGGACGGTGCCAACATGAACGCTCAGGTAGGACTTACAAATCCTGCTACTATCGGTGCTGATGTTTGTCACCTGAACCTACACAAAACATTCGCGATTCCTCACGGAGGAGGTGGACCTGGAGTTGGACCTATTTGCGTAGCGCCACACCTGGTACCTTTCTTACCAACAAACCCGGTAATTGCTACCGGTGGTGATCAGGCGATTTCTGCTATCTCGGCTGCACCTTACGGATCGGCTTTGGTATGTTTGATTTCATACGGTTATATCACGATGTTAGGAGCCGAAGGTTTAAAACAAGCGACACAGTTTGCGATTCTAAACGCCAACTATATGAAAGCGCGTTTGGAGCAACACTACCCTATTTTATATACGGGAGAATGCGGACGTGCAGCACACGAAATGATTGTTGATTGTCGTTCATTCAAACAAAACGGAATCGAAGTAACCGATATCGCAAAACGTTTGATGGACTACGGTTTCCACGCACCAACAGTTTCGTTCCCGGTAGCCGGAACGTTAATGATCGAACCGACCGAAAGTGAAAACTTAGGCGAATTGGATCGTTTCTGTGATGCGATGATTTCAATCCGAAAAGAAATTGAAAACGCTACTGCTGACGATACCAACAATGTATTGAAAAATGCACCGCACACCTTAGCCATGTTAACTGCTGATCGATGGGATTTCCCTTACTCGAGAGAGAAAGCGGCTTATCCGTTGGAATATATTGCCGAAAACAAATTCTGGCCTTCCGTACGTCGTGTTGATGATGCTTACGGTGACCGTAATTTAGTTTGTTCTTGTGCGCCTATTGAGGCCTATATGGAACACTAA
- a CDS encoding SRPBCC family protein codes for MTTFTITTPIKAPSKIVFDLARNIDIHTLSVSQTKEQAIAGKTSGLIHLNETVTWRGKHFGLYLNHQSKITTMASPDHFTDEMTKGHFTFFRHEHLFETRDDVTIMIDKIEYRTPFGIIGKLFDILILKKHLYQMLLNRNKLLKYLAEN; via the coding sequence ATGACCACATTTACCATTACCACTCCGATTAAAGCACCGTCAAAAATTGTTTTTGATTTGGCCCGAAATATCGACATCCATACACTCTCGGTTTCTCAAACGAAGGAACAGGCGATTGCCGGGAAGACATCCGGATTGATTCATCTGAATGAAACCGTAACCTGGCGCGGAAAACATTTTGGTTTGTACCTCAACCACCAAAGTAAAATTACGACTATGGCGTCGCCCGATCATTTTACAGACGAAATGACAAAAGGCCATTTTACGTTTTTCAGACACGAACATCTTTTTGAAACCCGGGATGACGTCACAATTATGATCGATAAAATAGAATACCGAACACCTTTTGGAATTATTGGAAAATTGTTTGACATCCTGATTCTTAAAAAACACCTGTATCAAATGCTTTTAAATCGGAACAAACTTTTAAAATACCTGGCCGAAAATTAA